A genomic stretch from Sphingobacterium sp. ML3W includes:
- a CDS encoding MIP family channel protein, with protein sequence MEIKTSSKFVAELIGTFGLVLFGCGAAAIAGANTMGGLSGLGLLGIAVAFGLSVVVFAYAIGGISGCHINPAVTVGVLLAGKMSAKDAIVYIIAQFIGALLGAFVLQQILSGQLAGFSAGEWAYGSNGWGKGYQNEYGQTSAFLIEAVLTFLFLFVILATTSKVGNGTMAGLAIGFTLLLIHLVAIPVTGTSVNPARSFGPAILAGGNALSQLWLFIVAPLVGAAAAAGVWRALEPKD encoded by the coding sequence ATGGAAATTAAAACATCTTCAAAGTTTGTTGCCGAACTAATTGGAACATTTGGTTTGGTACTGTTTGGTTGTGGTGCGGCCGCTATTGCTGGAGCCAATACCATGGGGGGACTTTCAGGGCTAGGCCTCTTGGGTATTGCTGTAGCGTTTGGTCTTTCGGTAGTGGTTTTTGCCTACGCCATTGGAGGGATTTCGGGCTGTCATATTAACCCAGCGGTGACAGTAGGCGTGCTACTGGCCGGAAAAATGTCCGCTAAGGACGCGATTGTCTATATCATTGCGCAGTTTATCGGTGCACTTTTGGGTGCCTTTGTATTGCAACAGATTTTGAGCGGACAATTAGCCGGCTTTTCGGCAGGAGAGTGGGCTTACGGGTCCAATGGATGGGGGAAAGGTTATCAAAATGAATATGGTCAAACTTCAGCCTTCCTAATCGAAGCAGTTTTAACTTTTCTCTTTCTTTTCGTCATATTGGCTACAACCTCAAAGGTAGGTAATGGTACTATGGCAGGCTTAGCAATCGGATTTACATTGCTTTTGATCCACTTGGTGGCGATCCCAGTGACGGGTACTTCGGTTAATCCTGCACGTTCATTCGGACCTGCGATCCTTGCTGGAGGCAATGCATTATCGCAATTGTGGTTATTTATCGTCGCGCCATTAGTTGGTGCAGCTGCCGCAGCTGGTGTATGGAGAGCACTGGAACCTAAAGATTAA
- a CDS encoding aminotransferase class I/II-fold pyridoxal phosphate-dependent enzyme, whose amino-acid sequence MYNFKSDYSEGAHPRILDKLIETNLVQQSGYGEDEYAQQAKAILKEKLNNPDAGIYFVSGGTQTNLLVISFLLRVHEAVISAKTGHIAANETGAIEATGHKVITTETADGKLRSEDIANVLEAYALAPHVVKPRIVYISNSTEIGTIYTRDELRALFQFCQSHHLLLYLDGARLGHALTAENSDLTLAAISEYTDVFYIGGTKNGALLGEAIIFNKPELAIDFEYAIKQKGAMLAKGRVLSIQFLELFKDELYFDLARQANALAMRIASAVREKGYTFLTESTTNQLFPILPKKVIERLSQHYQFYNWKNIDAEHTAIRLITSWATDEEKVEAFIRDLQEA is encoded by the coding sequence ATGTACAACTTTAAAAGCGACTATTCGGAAGGGGCCCACCCCCGTATTTTAGATAAACTTATTGAGACCAATCTTGTGCAGCAATCCGGATATGGAGAGGATGAATATGCACAACAGGCAAAAGCAATTTTAAAAGAAAAATTAAACAACCCAGATGCAGGTATCTATTTCGTATCTGGAGGAACGCAAACAAATTTATTGGTCATATCGTTCTTGTTGCGTGTCCATGAGGCTGTTATAAGTGCAAAAACGGGACATATTGCAGCAAATGAAACAGGTGCAATCGAAGCCACCGGGCACAAAGTTATCACAACCGAAACAGCAGATGGGAAATTAAGGTCTGAAGATATTGCCAACGTTCTGGAGGCCTATGCGTTGGCTCCCCATGTCGTAAAACCACGTATAGTCTATATCTCCAATTCAACAGAAATTGGCACAATTTACACGCGTGATGAACTCAGGGCACTCTTTCAATTCTGTCAATCCCATCATTTGCTACTGTATCTCGATGGTGCCAGGTTGGGACATGCACTTACCGCTGAAAATAGTGATTTGACACTCGCTGCCATCAGCGAATATACCGATGTCTTTTATATCGGTGGCACCAAAAATGGAGCGCTTTTGGGAGAAGCCATTATCTTTAATAAACCTGAATTGGCTATAGATTTTGAATATGCAATCAAACAAAAAGGTGCTATGTTGGCCAAAGGGCGTGTTCTTTCAATTCAGTTTCTAGAACTATTTAAAGATGAGCTCTATTTCGATCTGGCTCGGCAGGCAAATGCCCTAGCCATGCGTATTGCGTCAGCAGTTCGTGAAAAGGGCTATACTTTTCTAACAGAATCCACCACAAATCAGTTATTCCCTATTCTTCCAAAGAAGGTCATTGAACGATTGAGCCAGCATTACCAATTCTATAACTGGAAAAATATCGATGCTGAGCATACCGCGATTCGACTCATCACCTCTTGGGCGACTGATGAGGAAAAAGTTGAAGCTTTTATTCGGGATTTGCAGGAAGCCTAA
- a CDS encoding glycoside hydrolase family 16 protein: protein MKTAGRLITLLLLNLLFVPIVWGQKGKVIKTTIAKVENGFTLMRGGQPYFIKGAGGTSNMEQLKAYGGNSIRTWSPQGADEILNKAQQLELTVTLGLDVKTERHGFDYNDQTAVAKQKEYLRTVILKYKDHPALLAWGIGNELNLHYSNPKVWDAVNDIAKMIYELDPNHLVTTMLAGINQKEIDYIKAKCPALDLIAIQVYGGLAAVPQELKKVGWDKPYIVTEWGPTGHWEGLQTPWGASIEETSHEKATVYKSRYEASIGQDKNCLGSYVFLWGQKQERTPTWYGLFTESGEENEVVDVMHYLWSGKWPNNRAPQLESFLLDNRQAKDFIYLESGKKYPIEVFVRDPDGDQLQTRWELLHESTDLKEGGDREERPKALSGYIKNSSDKKGFLTAPEQEGAYRLFVYSGDGNNNVATANIPFYVTKNTHKSNAVTYQFSSTPNWSDEFNYTGLPDNSKWSYDTGSLYDGWGNNELQYYMDASLANSRVQDGLLKITAKRESKDGKSYTSARLVSKNKGDFTYGRFEARAKLPKGRGTWPAIWMLPTDWKYGGWPNSGEIDILEHVGYDQDVVHISTHTKAYNHGINTQKTSKRQVTGVSDEFHNYRVDWTPSYIKGFVDDHEIFHVDNEHKSFKEWPFDQNFHWLINLAVGGNWGGKEGVDDSIFPVTFEVDYVRVYDLLN from the coding sequence ATGAAGACAGCAGGAAGATTAATAACATTATTATTGCTAAACCTTCTCTTCGTTCCTATTGTATGGGGACAAAAAGGGAAAGTCATAAAAACAACAATCGCAAAAGTCGAAAATGGATTTACATTGATGCGTGGTGGACAACCTTATTTTATTAAGGGGGCGGGCGGAACAAGCAATATGGAACAATTAAAAGCGTATGGAGGCAACTCCATACGTACTTGGAGTCCACAAGGCGCAGATGAAATCCTAAATAAAGCACAGCAGTTGGAGCTTACGGTCACCTTAGGGCTGGATGTGAAAACAGAACGACATGGCTTCGATTATAACGATCAAACGGCAGTTGCCAAACAGAAAGAATACCTTCGCACAGTTATCCTGAAATACAAAGATCATCCAGCCTTATTGGCCTGGGGCATCGGTAATGAGCTCAACCTTCATTACAGCAATCCCAAAGTCTGGGATGCCGTCAATGATATTGCAAAAATGATCTATGAATTAGATCCCAATCACTTGGTAACAACCATGCTTGCGGGTATAAATCAAAAGGAGATTGATTATATCAAAGCAAAATGTCCAGCACTGGATCTGATTGCCATTCAGGTATATGGGGGTCTGGCAGCTGTCCCGCAAGAATTAAAAAAAGTAGGTTGGGATAAACCCTACATCGTAACAGAATGGGGCCCTACAGGGCACTGGGAAGGCCTACAAACACCTTGGGGCGCATCTATTGAAGAAACTAGCCACGAGAAAGCTACTGTTTACAAAAGCAGATACGAAGCATCCATCGGTCAGGACAAAAACTGTCTAGGTTCCTATGTCTTTCTATGGGGACAGAAGCAAGAACGTACCCCTACCTGGTATGGTTTGTTTACTGAATCCGGCGAAGAAAATGAAGTCGTTGATGTAATGCACTATCTGTGGTCGGGCAAATGGCCTAACAATCGGGCACCGCAGCTGGAATCCTTTTTGTTGGACAACAGGCAGGCAAAAGATTTTATCTATCTTGAATCAGGTAAGAAATATCCGATTGAAGTATTTGTTCGGGATCCCGATGGCGATCAATTGCAGACCCGCTGGGAGCTCCTGCACGAGAGTACAGACCTCAAAGAAGGTGGTGACCGTGAAGAAAGGCCTAAAGCCCTATCAGGTTATATTAAAAACAGTTCGGATAAAAAAGGATTTCTAACTGCCCCCGAACAGGAGGGCGCCTACCGTCTATTTGTCTACTCGGGTGATGGTAACAACAATGTAGCCACAGCAAATATCCCATTCTATGTGACAAAGAATACCCATAAATCCAATGCGGTCACTTATCAGTTTTCTTCAACACCAAACTGGTCAGATGAATTCAATTATACAGGGTTACCAGATAACAGCAAATGGTCCTATGATACTGGATCTTTGTATGATGGCTGGGGAAACAACGAACTGCAATACTATATGGACGCTTCATTAGCAAATTCCAGGGTGCAAGATGGCCTACTGAAGATTACGGCAAAGCGAGAAAGTAAAGACGGCAAATCCTATACCTCAGCTCGATTGGTCAGCAAAAACAAAGGGGATTTCACGTACGGCCGATTTGAGGCCCGAGCCAAACTACCTAAGGGTCGTGGCACCTGGCCTGCTATCTGGATGCTTCCGACCGATTGGAAATATGGAGGATGGCCCAACTCAGGTGAAATAGATATTCTCGAACATGTTGGCTACGATCAAGATGTCGTTCATATTTCGACGCATACCAAAGCTTACAATCATGGTATAAATACACAAAAAACAAGTAAAAGACAGGTTACAGGAGTTTCCGATGAGTTTCACAACTATCGGGTTGACTGGACCCCCTCCTACATCAAAGGTTTTGTGGATGACCATGAAATCTTTCATGTTGACAATGAGCACAAGAGTTTTAAAGAATGGCCCTTTGACCAAAACTTCCATTGGCTCATCAATTTGGCAGTGGGTGGCAACTGGGGAGGCAAGGAAGGCGTCGATGACAGCATATTCCCTGTGACATTTGAAGTTGACTATGTACGTGTCTATGATTTACTAAATTAA